From a region of the Euwallacea similis isolate ESF13 chromosome 3, ESF131.1, whole genome shotgun sequence genome:
- the Snx1 gene encoding sorting nexin-2 isoform X1, translating into MAEEGKVDPPPLFENVNISGVDNLDSDLFISARQESMDESVAKITNGTTEPVDIAKLKCAEPRKDLENVPIRAEAPINLAEREELQTGDDFIEISIGESQKVGEGMAAYVAYRITTKTNMSVFKRRDFAVTRRFSDFLGLHDKLTEKYLKVGRIIPPAPEKSVIGMTKIKMGSSTENAQNNGGDFVERRRSALERYLRRTAQHPVLILDPDFREFLESDIELPKATSTSALSSAGVMRLFNKVGETVNKITYKMDETDPWFEEKLAHIEGLETQLRKLHGNVEAMVTYRKELASLTNGVSRSAALLSSCEDHNSLSRALTHLADTEEKVESLHLEQANTDFYILCELLKDYIGLLGAVRDAFHERTKLFQHWQHSQQMLAKKREAKAKYELQNRTDKLDQASAEVVEWESKVERGQESFDKISKMIKNEMERFERCRIQDFKVMFIKYLENHLEHQAQLVKYWEAFLPEAKAIA; encoded by the exons ATGGCAGAGGAAGGCAAAGTCGATCCACCCCCTCTGTTTGAGAACGTTAATATTTCAGGGGTGGACAATTTAGATAGCGATTTGTTTATATCAGCAAGACAG GAATCGATGGATGAAAGCGTGGCAAAAATAACCAATGGCACTACGGAGCCAGTGGATATTGCAAAGCTGAAATGTGCAGAACCAAGGAAGGATTTGGAAAATGTCCCTATACGCGCTGAAGCTCCGATAAATCTCGCCGAAAGG GAGGAACTACAAACTGGAGACGACTTCATCGAAATAAGCATAGGCGAATCTCAGAAAGTAGGAGAGGGAATGGCAGCTTATGTCGCTTACAGGATCACTACCAAAACGAACATGTCTGTTTTTAAACGTCGAGATTTTGCTGTCACTAGACGCTTTAGTGACTTCCTGGGTCTCCATGACAAACTGACTGAGAAGTATTTAAAAGTCGGCAGAATCATACCTCCAGCTCCAGAGAAATCAGTCATAG GTAtgactaaaataaaaatgggaAGTAGCACGGAAAATGCTCAAAACAACGGTGGAGATTTCGTAGAAAGGAGACGATCGGCTCTGGAGCGATATTTGCGACGAACAGCTCAACATCCAGTTCTAATTTTGGATCCTGATTTTAGGGAATTTCTTGAATCTG ACATAGAACTTCCTAAAGCTACCAGTACTTCCGCATTGAGTAGCGCAGGTGTAATGcgattatttaataaagtagGCGAAACTGTTAATAAGATTACGTATAAAATGGATGAAACTGATCCG TGGTTTGAGGAAAAATTAGCTCACATAGAAGGCCTAGAAACTCAACTCAGGAAGTTGCACGGCAATGTGGAAGCAATGGTTACTTACAGGAAGGAATTGGCTAGTTTAACCAACGGAGTTTCACGGTCTGCAGCTTTGCTCAGTTCTTGTGAAGATCACAATTCCTTATCTAGGGCACTTACCCATCTTGCAGACACTGAAGAAAAA GTGGAATCTTTACACCTAGAGCAAGCCAATACAGACTTTTATATACTGTGTGAGCTGCTAAAAGACTACATAGGCCTGCTAGGGGCGGTGAGAGACGCGTTCCATGAGCGGACTAAGTTGTTCCAACACTGGCAACACTCGCAACAAATGTTGGCGAAGAAAAGGGAAGCCAAGGCGAAATATGAGCTTCAGAATCGTACTGATAAGCTAGATCAAGCGAGTGCAGAAGTCGTCGAA TGGGAATCCAAAGTTGAACGTGGCCAAGAAAGCTTTgataaaatatcgaaaatgattaaaaatgaaatggaGCGCTTCGAGCGGTGTAGGATACAAGACTTCAAGGTAATGTTCATCAAATACCTTGAAAATCACTTGGAGCACCAGGCTCAG CTGGTTAAATATTGGGAAGCCTTTTTGCCTGAGGCTAAAGCTATTGCCTGA
- the Snx1 gene encoding sorting nexin-2 isoform X2: MDESVAKITNGTTEPVDIAKLKCAEPRKDLENVPIRAEAPINLAEREELQTGDDFIEISIGESQKVGEGMAAYVAYRITTKTNMSVFKRRDFAVTRRFSDFLGLHDKLTEKYLKVGRIIPPAPEKSVIGMTKIKMGSSTENAQNNGGDFVERRRSALERYLRRTAQHPVLILDPDFREFLESDIELPKATSTSALSSAGVMRLFNKVGETVNKITYKMDETDPWFEEKLAHIEGLETQLRKLHGNVEAMVTYRKELASLTNGVSRSAALLSSCEDHNSLSRALTHLADTEEKVESLHLEQANTDFYILCELLKDYIGLLGAVRDAFHERTKLFQHWQHSQQMLAKKREAKAKYELQNRTDKLDQASAEVVEWESKVERGQESFDKISKMIKNEMERFERCRIQDFKVMFIKYLENHLEHQAQLVKYWEAFLPEAKAIA, translated from the exons ATGGATGAAAGCGTGGCAAAAATAACCAATGGCACTACGGAGCCAGTGGATATTGCAAAGCTGAAATGTGCAGAACCAAGGAAGGATTTGGAAAATGTCCCTATACGCGCTGAAGCTCCGATAAATCTCGCCGAAAGG GAGGAACTACAAACTGGAGACGACTTCATCGAAATAAGCATAGGCGAATCTCAGAAAGTAGGAGAGGGAATGGCAGCTTATGTCGCTTACAGGATCACTACCAAAACGAACATGTCTGTTTTTAAACGTCGAGATTTTGCTGTCACTAGACGCTTTAGTGACTTCCTGGGTCTCCATGACAAACTGACTGAGAAGTATTTAAAAGTCGGCAGAATCATACCTCCAGCTCCAGAGAAATCAGTCATAG GTAtgactaaaataaaaatgggaAGTAGCACGGAAAATGCTCAAAACAACGGTGGAGATTTCGTAGAAAGGAGACGATCGGCTCTGGAGCGATATTTGCGACGAACAGCTCAACATCCAGTTCTAATTTTGGATCCTGATTTTAGGGAATTTCTTGAATCTG ACATAGAACTTCCTAAAGCTACCAGTACTTCCGCATTGAGTAGCGCAGGTGTAATGcgattatttaataaagtagGCGAAACTGTTAATAAGATTACGTATAAAATGGATGAAACTGATCCG TGGTTTGAGGAAAAATTAGCTCACATAGAAGGCCTAGAAACTCAACTCAGGAAGTTGCACGGCAATGTGGAAGCAATGGTTACTTACAGGAAGGAATTGGCTAGTTTAACCAACGGAGTTTCACGGTCTGCAGCTTTGCTCAGTTCTTGTGAAGATCACAATTCCTTATCTAGGGCACTTACCCATCTTGCAGACACTGAAGAAAAA GTGGAATCTTTACACCTAGAGCAAGCCAATACAGACTTTTATATACTGTGTGAGCTGCTAAAAGACTACATAGGCCTGCTAGGGGCGGTGAGAGACGCGTTCCATGAGCGGACTAAGTTGTTCCAACACTGGCAACACTCGCAACAAATGTTGGCGAAGAAAAGGGAAGCCAAGGCGAAATATGAGCTTCAGAATCGTACTGATAAGCTAGATCAAGCGAGTGCAGAAGTCGTCGAA TGGGAATCCAAAGTTGAACGTGGCCAAGAAAGCTTTgataaaatatcgaaaatgattaaaaatgaaatggaGCGCTTCGAGCGGTGTAGGATACAAGACTTCAAGGTAATGTTCATCAAATACCTTGAAAATCACTTGGAGCACCAGGCTCAG CTGGTTAAATATTGGGAAGCCTTTTTGCCTGAGGCTAAAGCTATTGCCTGA
- the casp gene encoding FAS-associated factor 1, giving the protein MSENREEILADFQACTGVEDVAEAIYHLEETNWDLLRAVSRVMPPDTQSFHAQNDPDVMIVENDMDIPPSAFKPVSSDKALNRIGPVSNNIGHPPAKRREFSSSSTHDIVNYPSASTSSGPSGASTGPKILTFNIKYFERVIKIMLPDSANLSDLKQRIQTEVNVAPCRQNLSSWARMQGYDKIPFSRLQLPQDNELILTVKAFADSVTSDDENEVTQKLSGTYTLHIKYENKTYDLKYQGIKTILQVKADVYSLTDIQVRHQIWSGWPPNIDDNTMLALSGISYPEHELTIRKNPQTKEREKRSMPQIVHLDSDDDEFEDASENFNVDDDYFVDNENSTRKREPLIPDNMEDELVGTVTFNERFTVRYGPIHPPFFQGTVEDALKEACNRPAKDRKILAIYLHHDASVLTNVFCTQLLGYESIMQIIEKNFVLWGWDITFESNKQKFLTALQNALGLVQLGAWAPTSLKNIPVDRLPVMVLIMKIRSATEIFNVINGNVGVNELLTTLIESVDIFSERQTVEAKEEADRAERELVKWEQDEAYRASLEADRKKEETRQRQEKEELEARRQIENEKAETAARKEAIRKEVESRLPLEPPSGQGEQTKIRFRLPKGENVERRFTADTPLRVLLDFLVVQGYPREEYKVISSWPRRDLTALDERQTLKELKLCPQETVILEER; this is encoded by the exons ATGTCTGAAAACAGAGAAGAGATATTAGCCGATTTTCAG GCTTGCACTGGTGTGGAAGATGTTGCAGAGGCAATTTACCATCTAGAGGAGACTAATTGGGACCTTTtg AGAGCTGTTAGCAGAGTAATGCCTCCAGATACCCAATCGTTTCACGCCCAAAACGATCCTGATGTCATGATAGTTGAAAACGACATGGACATCCCTCCTTCGGCGTTCAAGCCGGTTTCCTCAGATAAAGCTTTGAATCGCATCGGTCCAGTCAGTAACAATATTGGTCATCCTCCGGCCAAACGACGTGAATTTTCCTCAAGTTCTACCCACGACATCGTTAACTATCCTTCAGCGTCCACTTCAAGCGGCCCTTCCGGCGCTTCGACTGGTCCCAAAATATTAACCTTCAACATTAAATACTTCGAAAGGGTTATAAAAATTATGCTGCCGGACAGCGCTAATTTGA GTGACTTAAAGCAGCGCATTCAAACGGAAGTTAATGTGGCCCCATGCAGGCAAAATTTATCCAGCTGGGCACGAATGCAAGGCTACGATAAGATACCTTTTTCCAGATTACAACTTCCGCAGGATAACGAATTAATTCTTACAGTTAAGGCGTTTGCTGACAGTGTTACCTCTGATGATGA GAACGAGGTAACGCAAAAGTTGAGCGGAACTTACACTCTTCATAttaaatacgaaaataaaacTTACGATTTGAAATATCAGGGCATCAAGACGATTTTGCAAGTCAAGGCTGACGTTTATTCCTTGACTGACATACAGGTACGCCATCAGATTTGGAGTGGCTGGCCGCCTAATATAGACGACAACACCATGTTGGCTCTGTCTGGGATAAG TTACCCCGAGCATGAACTGACAATACGCAAAAATCCCCAAAcgaaagagagagagaagcGGTCCATGCCGCAGATTGTACACTTAGACAGCGACGATGATGAATTCGAGGACGCAtcggaaaattttaatgtcgaCGACGATTATTTTGTGGATAACGAGAATTCAACTAGGAAACGGGAGCCCCTAA TTCCTGATAATATGGAGGATGAACTGGTGGGCACTGTAACATTCAATGAGCGCTTCACCGTTCGATATGGACCAATACACCCACCCTTCTTTCAAGGAACTGTCGAGGACGCTCTTAAAGAAGCCTGCAATAGGCCAGCCAAAGAT CGTAAAATCTTAGCCATTTACTTGCACCACGACGCAAGCGTCCTCACGAACGTCTTTTGCACTCAACTGCTGGGCTATGAAAGCATAATGCAAATTATTGAGAAGAATTTTGTGCTTTGGGGCTGGGATATCACGTTCGAAagcaacaaacaaaaattcttgACGGCGCTGCAAAACGCTTTGGGACTTGTTCAATTGGGGGCATGGGCCCCTACTAGTCTAAAGAATATCCCGGTGGATAGGCTTCCCGTTAtggttttaataatgaaaatccgATCGGCCACTGAGATATTCAATGTTATTAATG GAAATGTAGGAGTTAACGAATTACTGACAACGTTAATAGAAAGTGTTGATATATTCAGTGAACGCCAGACGGTAGAAGCCAAAGAGGAAGCCGACAGAGCTGAACGGGAGTTGGTTAAGTGGGAGCAAGATGAGGCGTATAGGGCAAGCTTGGAAGCAGATCG gaaaaaagaagaaactcGTCAGCGACAAGAAAAAGAGGAGCTGGAAGCGAGAAGAcagatagaaaatgaaaaggcTGAAACTGCTGCACGCAAAGAGGCGATCAGGAAAGAAGTGGAGTCGAGGCTACCACTTGAACCGCCATCGGGACAAGGGGAGCAAACAAAAATTCGCTTCAGACTGCCCAAGGGAGAGAATGTAGAGAGGCGGTTCACTGCAGATACTCCTTTAAGA GTTTTGCTTGACTTTCTAGTAGTTCAAGGATATCCAAGAGAGGAATACAAGGTCATTTCCAGCTGGCCTAGACGAGAT ctGACTGCACTCGATGAACGGCAAACACTCAAAGAATTAAAGCTGTGTCCACAAGAAACTGTGATATTAGAGGAACGTTAA
- the Sgf29 gene encoding SAGA-associated factor 29 has protein sequence MPFTTDVIAAQQVQERLKSLYSLVHEIEKKRNVCEQSIGALHRYGSNEKGQSIQKLKSLAKTAMVQTDAEREVIQKALQKVYEIRQIKNERRIQSRISAANKESIRKGTWMKMLQSSAQTLPLFVGKIGEKTPPLCGATPADRNYIAKIGDMVAALVNGETDEEIWILAEVVSYNSTTCKYEVDDILKEQNQKDRHTLSKRRLIPLPLMRANPEINPEALFPERTLVMALFPQTTCLYKALISKPPATHTDEYEVLFEDPAYPEGFSPPHYVAQRYVIPYKQLSRGGTSTKVRTTSQADSGSNSDSEEVYTR, from the exons ATGCCCTTCACCACAGATGTAATAGCTGCACAACAAGTTCAGGAACGACTTAAATCATTGTATAGCTTAGTTcatgaaattgaaaagaagAGGAATGTATGTGAGCAAAGTATTGGGGCTTTGCATAGGTATGGAAGTAATGAAAAAGGCCAGAGCATACAA aaactaaaaTCGTTGGCTAAGACTGCAATGGTACAAACTGATGCGGAAAGGGAAGTGATTCAGAAAGCTTTACAGAAAGTTTACGAAATCAGGCAAATTAAGAATGAGAGAAGAATACAG TCAAGAATTTCTGCCGCAAACAAAGAATCTATTCGCAAAGGAACATGGATGAAAATGCTGCAAAGTTCCGCTCAAACTTTACCACTTTTCGTGGGAAAAATTGGGGAGAAAACTCCTCCTTTATGTGGAGCTACTCCGGCTGATCGAAACTACATTGCCAAG ATTGGAGACATGGTAGCGGCTTTAGTAAACGGAGAAACCGATGAGGAAATATGGATTCTTGCTGAAGTCGTCAGTTATAATTCGACCACGTGCAAGTACGAGGTAGACGACATTTTGAAAGAGCAAAATCAAAAAGATAGACACACTTTAAGTAAGAGAAGACTAATTCCTTTGCCTTTAATGAGGGCCAATCCCGAGATTAATCCTGAGGCGTTATTTCCAGAAAGGACTTTgg tAATGGCATTATTCCCCCAAACTACCTGTTTATACAAAGCACTTATCAGCAAACCTCCGGCTACTCACACTGACGAATATGAGGTACTTTTTGAAGACCCAGCTTATCCGGAGGGATTCAGCCCTCCCCATTATGTAGCTCAAAGATATGTGATACCCTACAAACAGCTGAGCAGAGGAGGGACTTCTACTAAAGTTCGTACTACATCGCAAGCTGATAGTGGAAGTAATAGTGACTCTGAGGAAGTTTATACTAGATAG
- the LOC136419715 gene encoding ionotropic receptor 75a-like, with translation MISFGLILYVVQLNEPYEEPLLEYLKYNDKNIQIDTLGRFHARLLYYCEEYYNYSVRVTGVTNSWGYYQPDGTMDGLVGALERHQVDFGLSPLVAKTERAKFISFGKGTWHLRMAFVLRNPNSKKSYQIFIKPFSWEVWLCVIVTSMIGLLAQKYSYNLDHLVTKTGGIRENASWSFSVLCIFGTFCQQGITAVPHCLSGRISGFILLWLGALIYQFYSAALVSFLLNVPVTIFNTIQDILESDFDIGYENVKYTYKVFQQATNSLAKEVCRRVSAKNDSGFLKRDEGLNLVKKGHYAFHVELVTGYPFIDKNFELPMICELREIPLFPKMFMYSGYQKWSPFKDVIDVCLQRFEEYGITTRELHFWHPKKPECVRTPSMIVINTSLEDFYPALVILLIGIILSLQILLVEVLWKNREMRKENIFEFTDFFNTKKLSHNLVLTCSEERDQVQLFRNLTLTTPMITSIKHINKVSVFEDLATDYKRAGIVLDGDCHAAHKFLKKCQKYKVFDTKHFWLILHKPDNYSYLFEDVELNVDSDVKVAHDGHKQVPNREIKYLINDVYNQAYGKGGQLKACEMGYYSTQGEYVITEKRNKYFVRRNLTGVHFNSAIMLPEPFEGTLDDYLVDDRNAEVNTLNRFHARLMQSCRQYYNYSVTITVIKSWSLFKLDGTMDSALERKIVDFGTTPLIVKKERQEFMSYGKNTWPLKIAFLFRNPSSKKSYQFFTKPLTLEVWISIVGSSILLTMAQHFSYNLERNYLHKTKFMDESTSCENYWSLSVISIFGAFCQQGIVSLPNSMSGRILMIITLLLGLLVYQFYSAIFVSFLLNVPEAVINTVQDILDSDFNIGFENISYATTLLRESKTDIARGVLGKVSTSNNSGFLIKEVGLNLTEKGHYAFHMELVTGYPFIEKHFDNSMICELKAIPLFSPMFLYANYQKLSPFKDILDVCLQRLSENGVVNRELIFWQPKKPICIRSSSTISIHTSIEDFYPALVVLLLGIVSSLEVLLLEILWHSRCNREKIGVQKNLFPYTT, from the exons ATGATCTCGTTTGGTCTCATTTTATATGTTGTACAGTTAAATGAACCCTATGAGGAGCCGTTGctggaatatttgaaatataacGACAAGAATATTCAGATCGACACGCTTGGCCGATTCCATGCCAGGCTTCTCTATTACTGTGAGGAATACTACAATTACAG TGTCCGAGTAACTGGAGTGACCAACTCCTGGGGCTATTATCAACCAGATGGAACCATGGACGGCCTCGTAGGTGCCCTTGAAAGACACCAAGTTGATTTCGGGCTTTCTCCCCTGGTGGCCAAGACTGAAAGAGCAAAGTTTATTAGTTTCGGAAAAGGTACTTGGCATCTGCG CATGGCCTTCGTCCTACGGAACCCGAACTCGAAGAAATCGTAtcagattttcattaaacctTTCTCGTGGGAGGTCTGGTTGTGTGTTATTGTGACCTCAATGATTGGACTGTTAGCCCAAAAGTACTCATATAACCTGGATCACCTAGTCACCAAGACTGGGGGAATTAGGGAAAATGCTTCTTGGAGTTTCAGTGTTCTTTGCATTTTCGGAACTTTTTGCCAACAAGGAATAACTGCCGTACCGCACTGCTTAAGCGGGAGAATTTCGGGGTTCATTCTTCTTTGGTTGGGTGCCTTGATCTACCAGTTTTATTCAGCCGCCTTGGTGTCTTTTCTGCTGAACGTGCCTGTAACGATCTTCAACACCATTCAGGACATTTTGGAAAGCGACTTCGATATCGGTTATGAAAACGTTAAATAT ACCTATAAAGTATTTCAGCAAGCCACCAATAGTCTAGCCAAAGAAGTGTGCAGAAGGGTGTCAGCGAAGAACGACTCCGGGTTTCTAAAGCGAGATGAAGGCTTGAATTTGGTCAAAAAGGGGCACTACGCATTCCACGTGGAGCTGGTCACTGGATACCCCTTCATCGACAAGAACTTCGAACTGCCCATGATCTGTGAATTGAGGGAGATCCCGCTGTTTCCGAAAATGTTCATGTATTCGGGCTACCAAAAATGGTCCCCGTTCAAGGATGTCATAGATGTTTG CTTGCAGAGGTTTGAGGAGTACGGTATCACCACCAGGGAGCTTCACTTTTGGCATCCAAAGAAACCGGAATGTGTGCGGACTCCTTCAATGATCGTAATCAACACCAGTTTGGAGGATTTTTATCCGGCTTTGGTAATTTTGCTAATTGGAATCATCTTAAGCCTTCAAATTCTGCTCGTTGAGGTTTTGTGGAAAAACAGAGAGATGaggaaggaaaatatttttgagtttaCTGA CTTTTTCAATACCAAGAAACTGAGCCATAATTTGGTGTTAACTTGCAGTGAAGAGAGAG ATCAAGTGCAACTTTTTCGAAACTTAACCCTTACTACCCCAATGATAACATCAATCAAGCATATCAACAAAGTAAGCGTTTTTGAGGACCTCGCTACGGACTATAAAAGGGCCGGAATTGTATTGGATGGAGACTGCCATGCGGCCCACAAATTCCTCAAAAAG TGCCAGAAATACAAAGTTTTTGACACCAAACACTTCTGGCTGATCCTCCATAAACCCGACAACTACTCATATCTCTTCGAAGATGTGGAGCTCAACGTAGACTCTGACGTAAAAGTCGCTCATGATGGCCATAAACAAGTTCCCAACAGAGAAATCAAATATCTTATAAATGACGTGTATAACCAAGCTTATGGTAAAGGAGGCCAACTGAAGGCTTGCGAAATGGGGTACTACAGCACCCAGGGAGAGTATGTAATCACCGAAAAAAGGAATAAGTACTTTGTGAGAAGAAACCTTACTGGGGTTCACTTCAATAGCGCAATTATG TTGCCTGAACCGTTTGAGGGAACTTTGGATGATTATCTGGTCGATGATAGGAATGCCGAGGTAAACACGCTTAACAGGTTTCATGCAAGATTGATGCAGAGCTGCAGGCAATATTACAATTACAg TGTCACAATTACGGTAATAAAGTCATGGAGCCTTTTCAAGCTCGACGGGACCATGGACAGCGCCctcgaaagaaaaattgtggATTTTGGCACAACTCCCCTTATTGTGAAGAAGGAGCGACAAGAGTTTATGAGCTATGGCAAAAATACCTGGCCtttgaa AATCGCTTTTCTCTTCCGCAACCCCAGCTCAAAGAAATCTTACCAATTCTTCACCAAACCCCTGACTCTGGAAGTTTGGATCTCTATTGTAGGTTCCTCGATTTTACTAACAATGGCACAGCATTTTAGCTATAACTTAGAACGTAATTATTTGCACAAAACTAAGTTTATGGATGAGTCTACAAGTTGTGAGAATTATTGGAGCCTTAGCgtaatatcaatttttgggGCGTTTTGTCAGCAGG GAATAGTATCGTTGCCAAATTCAATGAGTGGCCGAATATTAATGATTATCACCCTTTTACTAGGATTGCTGGTTTATCAGTTTTATTCAGCAATTTTCGTCTCATTTCTGCTTAACGTACCTGAGGCTGTCATTAACACTGTACAAGATATTCTAGACAGTGACTTTAACATTGGGTTTGAGAATATCTCATATGCCACCACGTTGCTAAGA gAATCAAAAACTGATATTGCGAGAGGAGTCCTTGGAAAAGTGTCAACATCAAATAATTCAGGATTTCTCATTAAGGAAGTGGGtctaaatttaactgaaaagGGGCATTACGCATTTCACATGGAACTCGTAACTGGTTACCCTTTCATTGAAAAACACTTCGATAATTCAATGATTTGCGAGTTAAAGGCCATACCACTCTTCTCTCCCATGTTCTTATACGCAAATTACCAGAAGTTGTCGCcattcaaagatattttggatGTATG CTTGCAGAGATTGAGTGAAAATGGAGTGGTCAATAGAGAGTTAATTTTTTGGCAACCCAAGAAGCCTATTTGTATTAGATCGTCTTCGACGATCAGCATTCATACGAGTATCGAGGATTTTTATCCAGCTCTGGTAGTGTTGCTCTTAGGGATCGTTTCGAGTTTGGAAGTTCTTCTCTTGGAGATTTTGTGGCATTCCAGGTGCAATAGGGAGAAAATTGGAgttcagaaaaatttatttccttacACTACTTAG
- the LOC136419780 gene encoding ionotropic receptor 75a-like — protein sequence MHCKHAMLLLLLYLCSSIHAFIEKNLIVSFFRKKNLSHNVVITCLNNKAQLELSKALMDEASFLLQLTHIKFSNVMTLISSNYKRMGIVLDGDCKEAKTFILKAGNHKVFDSMHFWLVLYNSTDPQQLFKYANLNIDSEIKVAHPILRGNKNFSIYDVYNPAYGRGGELKASKVGFFDYVESYVEDNRGNKYEKRKDLSGVQFKTGVVLPEPFVCSVEEYLKNDRDIQINTFNRFHSRLMSYCEQYYNFSMRIGLNRSWGYLQSDGTMDGLVGDLARERIDFGLSPLFVKPDRVNLISYGRKTWNLRAAFILRNPKSRKSYQIFVKPLSLEVWMCIVGCSVLAIHFQRLGYCFDKKVKDGDVDISWGFSVICTFGAFCQQGIIGFPNCFSGRAAAYVTLLLGLLIYQFYSASLVSFLLNVPTTVISTVQEILDNGYRIGCEDVLYDKDFLKHSTDSVVNEVFKKLTTLSYSNETGFLKPEVGLELVKKGRYAFHVELATGYPIIVKDFAEATVCELKEVPMFPVQRMHANYQKWSPFKNAMDVCLHRLAENGVMTRETLFWHPRKPECMRFADTINISTGLEDFYPALCVLLIGIVCGLEILGMELLWNRRDSIRKFFEAKATTIPFEN from the exons ATGCACTGCAAACACGCTATGTTGCttttgttgctttatttatgtaGCTCAATTCATGCCTTCATTGAGAAGAATCTAATAGTCAGTTTCTTCAGAAAGAAGAATTTGAGTCACAATGTCGTGATCACATGCTTAAACAACAAAG CTCAACTGGAGCTTTCCAAGGCGCTCATGGACGAAGCGAGCTTTCTCCTCCAGCTAACTCATATCAAATTCTCCAACGTAATGACTTTGATTTCCAGTAACTACAAAAGAATGGGAATTGTCCTAGATGGCGACTGTAAAGAAGCCAAAACGTTCATTTTAAAG GCTGGAAACCACAAAGTCTTCGACTCGATGCATTTCTGGCTGGTGCTCTACAACTCCACCGATCCTCAGCAGCTCTTCAAGTATGCAAACTTGAACATCGACTCAGAAATTAAAGTGGCTCATCCAATTCTAAGGGGGAACAAGAATTTCAGTATCTACGACGTTTACAATCCCGCTTATGGACGAGGAGGAGAACTGAAAGCTTCAAAAGTGGGGTTCTTCGATTATGTTGAGAGCTATGTGGAGGATAACAGAGGGAATAAGTATGAGAAGAGAAAGGATCTTAGTGGGGTGCAATTTAAGACTGGCGTAGTG CTACCAGAACCTTTTGTCTGCTCAGTGgaggaatatttgaaaaatgacagGGACATTCAAATCAACACCTTCAACAGGTTCCACTCAAGGCTCATGAGCTACTGTGAGCAATATTATAATTTCAG cATGCGAATCGGGCTAAACCGATCCTGGGGGTATCTCCAGTCAGATGGCACTATGGACGGTTTAGTCGGGGATTTGGCCCGCGAGAGAATCGATTTTGGATTGTCACCGTTGTTCGTCAAACCAGACAGAGTTAATTTAATCAGCTACGGAAGGAAGACTTGGAATTTGCG AGCTGCCTTCATATTGCGCAACCCAAAATCCAGAAAGTCCTACCAAATCTTTGTCAAACCTCTTTCTTTGGAAGTATGGATGTGTATCGTCGGATGTTCAGTATTGGCCATTCACTTCCAGAGATTGGGATACTGCTTTGATAAGAAAGTGAAGGATGGGGACGTGGATATTTCTTGGGGGTTCAGCGTTATTTGTACTTTCGGGGCTTTTTGTCAGCAGG GGATTATCGGATTTCCAAACTGCTTTAGCGGCAGGGCTGCGGCCTACGTAACCCTCCTGCTAGGGCTCTTGATATACCAATTTTACTCTGCCAGCTTGGTCTCCTTCCTGCTGAACGTACCCACTACAGTGATTAGCACAGTTCAAGAAATTCTGGACAATGGATATAGGATTGGGTGCGAGGATGTGTTGTACGATAAGGATTTTCTTAAG CATTCAACTGATAGTGTGGTCAATGAAGTCTTCAAGAAACTTACTACTCTCTCGTACAGCAACGAAACAGGATTTCTGAAACCTGAAGTAGGCTTGGAATTGGTGAAAAAAGGCCGTTACGCTTTTCATGTGGAACTGGCCACTGGCTATCCTATCATCGTGAAGGACTTCGCTGAGGCTACCGTCTGCGAACTCAAGGAAGTTCCAATGTTTCCAGTTCAAAGAATGCATGCGAATTACCAGAAATGGTCTCCATTTAAAAATGCCATGGATGTTTg TCTGCATCGCTTGGCGGAAAACGGAGTGATGACCAGGGAAACTCTGTTTTGGCACCCCAGGAAGCCGGAATGTATGAGATTTGCTGATACAATAAACATCAGCACTGGACTAGAGGATTTCTACCCCGCATTATGCGTTTTATTGATTGGGATTGTGTGCGGCCTGGAAATATTAGGAATGGAACTCCTATGGAATCGAAGAGATTCCATCAGGAAGTTTTTCGAGGCCAAAGCCACCACTATCCCATTTGAAAACTGA